One genomic window of Arvicanthis niloticus isolate mArvNil1 chromosome 24, mArvNil1.pat.X, whole genome shotgun sequence includes the following:
- the LOC143437448 gene encoding vomeronasal type-2 receptor 116-like isoform X4 has protein sequence MKKLCAFSIAFLLLKFSLILCSLTEPFCFWKIKNNVDNDGDLSSDCGFQLIAAEKSIEKKYSHYYFYFRIPARRYEEFLVMFFATVEINKNPYLLPNMSLMFSPIFGLCEDTFGYLDETYSPKSYIFTLINYNCEIQKICMIQLTGPSWMTSSKLAVTSETVKIFFGPFNPNLSDHDQFPYLYQIATKDTHLSHGMVSLMLHFRWTWIGLVISDDDQSIQFLSDLREEMQRYGICLAFVNMIPENMQIYKTKAKIHEKHIMESSAKVVIIYGKMNSTLEVSYRRWAYLGAQRIWITTSQWDVNTNKKDFSLDFFHGTVTFEHHHREIAEFRNFMQTMNTSMYPVDISQCMLWWNYFSCSIFKKSNSKIDHFTFNNTVEWLALHKFDMVLSEEGYNLYNAVYAAAHTYHELTLQRVESQEMTEPKGVFIDCQQVASMLKTRVFTNPVGDLVNMNHKENQCEEYDIFNIWNFPQGLGLKVKLGSYFPCSPQSQQLHISEDLEWATGGTSVDMEQCVRCPDDKYANLQQTQCLQRAVSFLTYEDPLGMALACMALSFSVFTVLILVTFIKHNDTPIVKANNRTLSYILLISLIFCFLCSLLFIGHPNQATCVLQQTTFGVFFTVAVSTVLAKTITVVMAFKLTTPGRRMRGMLASGAPNLVIPICTLIQLVLCGTWLVTSPPFIDRDIQSEHGKTVIICNKGSVIAFHFVLGYLGSLALGSFTVAFLARNLPDRFNEAKFLTFSMLVFCSVWITFLPVYHSTKGKVMVVVEVFSILASSAGLLGCIFVPKCYVILVRTDSNFRQKYKEKFYY, from the exons AATACCAGCAAGAAGATATGAGGAATTTTTAGTAATGTTTTTTGCTACTGTTGAGATCAACAAGAATCCTTATCTTTTACCCAACATGTCTTTGATGTTCTCCCCTATTTTTGGCCTGTGTGAAGACACTTTTGGATATCTGGATGAAACATATTCACCAAAAAGCTATATTTTTACTTTGATTAATTATAACtgtgaaatacagaaaatatgtatGATACAACTTACAGGACCATCATGGATGACATCCTCAAAACTGGCAGTTACTTCTGAGACAGTGAAG attttctttggaccatttaatCCTAACCTGAGTGATCATGACCAATTTCCCTATCTCTATCAGATAGCCACCAAGGACACACATTTGTCACATGGCATGGTCTCCTTGATGCTTCATTTTAGATGGACTTGGATTGGACTGGTCATCTCAGATGATGACCAGAGTATTCAGTTTCTATCAGACTtaagagaagaaatgcaaagatATGGGATCTGTTTAGCTTTTGTGAATATGATCCCAGAAAACATGCAGATATACAAGACAAAGgctaaaatacatgaaaaacacATTATGGAATCATCAGCCAAAGTTGTTATCATTTATGGTAAAATGAACTCTACCCTAGAAGTCAGCTACAGAAGATGGGCATATTTAGGTGCACAGAGAATCTGGATCACAACCTCACAATGGGATgtcaatacaaataaaaaagatttcagccttgatttttttcatgGAACTGTCACTTTTGAACACCACCACCGTGAGATTGCTGAATTTAGAAATTTTATGCAAACAATGAATACTTCCATGTACCCAGTAGACATTTCTCAGTGTATGCTATGGTGGAATTATTTCAGTTGTTCAATATTTAAGAAGAGCAATAGCAAAATAGATCATTTTACATTCAACAATACAGTGGAATGGTTAGCACTGCACAAATTTGACATGGTCCTGAGTGAAGAAGGTTACAATTTGTATAATGCTGTGTATGCTGCAGCCCACACCTACCATGAACTCACTCTTCAACGAGTAGAGTCTCAGGAAATGACAGAACCCAAAGGAGTATTTATTGACTGTCAGCAG GTGGCTTCCATGCTGAAGACTAGAGTATTTACTAACCCTGTTGGTGACCTGGTGAACATGAATCATAAGGAAAATCAATGTGAAGAGTATGACATTTTCAACATTTGGAATTTTCCACAAGGTCTTGGATTAAAAGTCAAACTAGGAAGCTATTTTCCTTGTTCCCCACAGAGCCAACAACTTCATATATCTGAAGACTTGGAGTGGGCCACAGGAGGAACATCGGTGG ATATGGAGCAGTGTGTGAGGTGTCCAGATGATAAGTATGCCAACTTACAGCAAACCCAGTGCCTCCAAAGGGCTGTGTCATTCCTGACTTATGAAGATCCATTGGGGATGGCTCTAGCCTGCATGgccctgtccttctctgtcttcaCAGTTCTAATACTAGTCACTTTTATAAAGCACAATGACACTCCCATTGTGAAGGCCAATAACCGCACTCTCAGCTACATCCTGCTCATCTctctcatcttctgttttctctgctcattGCTCTTCATTGGACACCCCAACCAGGCCACCTGCGTCCTGCAGCAGACAACATTTGGAGTATTTTTCACTGTGGCTGTGTCTACAGTGTTGGCCAAAACAATAACTGTGGTCATGGCTTTCAAGCTCACTACTCcaggaagaagaatgagaggGATGCTGGCATCAGGGGCACCTAACTTGGTCATTCCCATTTGTACACTAATCCAACTTGTTCTCTGTGGAACCTGGTTGGTAACATCTCCTCCCTTTATTGACAGAGATATACAATCTGAACATGGGAAGACCGTCATTATTTGCAACAAAGGCTCAGTCATTGCCTTCCACTTTGTCCTGGGATACTTGGGCTCCTTGGCCTTGGGGAGCTTCACTGTGGCTTTCTTGGCTAGGAACCTTCCTGACAGATTCAATGAAGCCAAGTTCCTAACCttcagcatgctggtgttctgcagtgtctggaTCACCTTCCTTCCTGTCTATCACAGCACTAAGGGGAAGGTCATGGTGGTTGTGGAGGTTTTTTCCATCTTGGCTTCTAGTGCAGGGTTACTAGGGTGCATCTTTGTCCCAAAGTGTTATGTTATTTTAGTTAGAACAGATTCAAATTTTagacagaaatataaagaaaaattttattattga